The Candidatus Cloacimonadota bacterium genome includes a region encoding these proteins:
- a CDS encoding IS1 family transposase: MDIFTTICPNCSSLDIKTDFQYKTLSFGLRNLLICNNCTRRFSETKNTFLQGLRKPIILVWQILNARTEGLQLNA; encoded by the coding sequence ATGGATATTTTTACTACTATATGCCCTAATTGTTCATCATTGGATATTAAAACCGATTTTCAATACAAAACGTTGAGTTTCGGCCTTCGTAATTTATTAATTTGTAATAATTGTACACGTCGTTTTTCTGAAACCAAAAATACATTTTTACAAGGGCTTAGGAAACCTATTATTTTAGTTTGGCAAATCTTGAACGCTAGGACTGAGGGTCTTCAACTTAATGCCG